The Streptomyces sp. BHT-5-2 genomic interval GCGGCCGCCGCCTGCGGCGTGCCGCCCAGGTCCCGCACGGCGCGGCGCAGCGCGTCCCGCCGCGCCCGATGGGCGTCGTACGCGCCCTGCGCCTCCGTCCGGCGCCCGGCCCCGATCCGCCCGCCGACCACGCCGTACCCGTACACCGCGGCGTGCTCGGCCGCCAGCGCGGCCTGCGTCGCGGTCAACTCGTCCCCGCCGCGCCCCTCGTCGCGTCGCGCGTGTGTCGTCGTCATCGCCCGCTCCTGTTCTCTCGCACGGCGCCCGTCATCCCGACTGGGCCAGCAGGTATGCGTGGGCCGCCCCCGCCGCCGCGACGGAGGCCAGCAGCCGGGCCAGTTCGGGCGGCGCGGACACCAGCGCCGCCGCGCGGGCGTCCGCCAGTGTCCGCTCCGCCTCGGCGAGCGCCGTACGGGCGCCGCGCTCGTCGCCCGGTACGCGGGGGACGTCGGCCCCGTGCGCGGCACCGGCGGCGGGCGCGGAAGCGGAGGCGGCGGACGGTGCGTCGGACCTGAACGCCTCGGCGTGGCGGGCGACTTCGGCCCGCAGCGGCCGCAGCGGCCCGCCCAGGGCCGGGTGGGCCGAGAGCGTCGCGTCGTACCGCGCGAGCAGCGCCGTGCTGTCCCGGGCCGCCTGCTTGCGCACCCGTTCGGCGGCCGCCGAACGCTCGGCCGTCAACGGGTCGGGCCGGGCGCCGCCGGCGCATCCGGCGAGCAGTGCCGCGCCTCCCAGGGCGGTGCCGGCCAGCAGGGTCGTTCTGCGTGTGAGCGCCACTTTCGGCACGTTGCACTTCCCGGGGTCTTCCGTCGTGATCACCGCAGGCGAGGGTATCCGTGACCACCCGCCGAATCGTCAGTACCCCGCCGGAACCGATAGGCTTTGACCCGACACGCGACCTAACCACAACAGCACACGCGGCCGAGGAGTCACCCGGATGAGCACGACCCAGAGCGAGAGGCTGCGCGGACTGCTTGAACCGCTCGTCGCCGCGCGAGACCTGGATCTGGAAGAGATCGAGGTGACACCGGCCGGCAGGAGCCGTGTGCTGAGGATCGTGGTCGACTCCGACGCGGGTGTCCAGCTCGACGAGTGCGCCGCGCTGAGCCGCGAGGCGTCCGAGGTCCTGGACGACACCGACGCGATGGGCGGTGCCCCGTACACCCTCGAGGTCACCTCGCCGGGCGCGGACCGGCCGCTGACCGAGCAGCGGCACTACCGCCGCGCCGTCGGCCGCCTGATCAAGGCCCGCCTCCACGAGGGCGGCGACCTGGTCGCCCGGATCGTCGCCGCCGACGACACCGGCCTGGACCTGGAGGTCCCGGGCGTCAAGGGCCGCAAGCCGACCGCCCGCCGGGTCGCGTTCGACGAGATCGCCAAGGCCCGCGTCGAGCTGGAGTTCAACCCCAGGCCCACCGCTCCCGCCCGGGACGAGGCACCGCAGGACGCCGGGCGCGACGCCGCCGGCGAGCACGACGCGAACAACGAAAACGACGAAAACGACGAGAACAAGGAGGAGGCGTAGCCGTGGACATCGACATGAGTGCCCTGCGGGGTCTGGTGCGGGAGAAGGAGATCTCGTTCGACCTGCTGGTCGAGGCGATCGAGTCGGCCCTCCTCATCGCGTACCACCGCACCGAGGGCAGCCGCCGCCGGGCGCGGGTGGAACTGAACCGCAACACCGGCCATGTGACGGTGTGGGCGAAGGAGGACCCCGAGGACCTGGAGGAGGGTGCCGAGCCGCGCGAGTTCGACGACACCCCGTCCGGCTTCGGGCGGATCGCGGCGACCACCGCCAAGCAGGTCATCCTGCAGCGGCTGCGGGACGCCGAGGAGGAGATCACCTTCGGCGAGTACGCCGGACGCGAGGGCGACGTCGTCACCGGCGTCGTCCAGCAGGGCAAGGACCCCAAGAACGTCCTGGTCGACATCGGCAAGCTGGAGGCCATCCTGCCGGTGCAGGAGCAGGTCCCCGGCGAGGAGTACACCCACGGCACCCGGCTGCGCTCGTACGTCGTCCGGGTCGTCAAGGGCGTCCGCGGCCCCTCGGTCACGCTCTCGCGCACCCACCCCAATCTGGTGAAGAAGCTGTTCGCCATGGAGGTGCCGGAGATCGCCGACGGTTCGGTGGAGATCGCCGCCATCGCCCGCGAGGCCGGCCACCGCACGAAGATCGCGGTGCGCTCCGCGCGCTCGGGACTGAACGCCAAGGGCGCCTGCATCGGCCCGATGGGCGGCCGGGTGCGGGCCGTGATGGCCGAACTCAACGGCGAGAAGATCGACATCGTGGACTGGTCGGACGACCCGGCCGAGCTGGTGGCCAACGCGCTGTCCCCGGCCCGGGTCAGCAAGGTCGAGGTGGTGGACCTGTCGGCGCGCTCGGCGCGGGTGACGGTCCCCGACTACCAGCTGTCGCTGGCCATCGGCAAGGAAGGCCAGAACGCCCGGCTCGCTGCGCGGCTGACCGGCTGGCGGATCGACATCCGCCCGGACACCGAGCACGCGCCGGCGCAGGGCTGAGCCACCGGCGGACGGGGCCGCGGCGCACGAAAAGAAGTGGTGCCGCGGCGCCCCGCGGGGAATTCTTGAGCAGCGGATCGGGCTTTACCCCATCGGGGTGGAGCGTCCGTGGGGAGGTAGACTTAAGCAGTGTCTGGCCGGACGCATGCCCGCGCATGCCCTGAGCGCACATGTCTGGGTTGCCGGGAGCGAGCGGCCAAGGGCGATTTGCTGCGCATCGTGGTGATCGAGGGCGAGTGCGTCCCCGATCCTCGCGGTACGCTGCCCGGCCGGGGTGCTTATGTGCACCGGACACTGGTCTGCCTCGACCTGGCGGTTCGCCGCCGGGCGTTCCCCCGGGCCTACCGGGGGCGCGGTCCGTTCGACACGGCGGAGTTGCGCCGGTTCATCGAAGGGGGCGCGCGTTGAGCAGCCGCCATGGCAACAACGCACAGCAGGAAATGCACAGCGCACGGAAAACCGTGCGGTCAGGTACCTCGCGAGTCGGAAGTAGGTCGAGATTGCGATGAGCACTCGATGAGTACGCGATGAGTACGCCCATGAAGTAGCGACGGTCCGGTGGACACCCGGACCTAGAAGGAGCGAAGTGGCTAAGGTCCGGGTTTACGAACTCGCCAAGGAGTTCGGTGTGGAGAGCAAGGTCGTCATGGCCAAGCTCCAAGAACTTGGTGAATTCGTCCGTTCGGCGTCCTCGACGATCGAGGCGCCGGTTGTTCGCAAGCTGACCGACGCTTTCCAGGCGGGCAGCGGCGGCGGCCGTTCCGCCGGCAAGCCCGCGGCGCCGCGCAAGTCGGCCCCCGCGAAGCCGTCGGCGCCCTCTCCGGCGCAGGCGGCCCGTCCGGCTGCCCCGAAGCCGGGCGCCCCCAAGCCGGGTCCCGCGGCCCCGGCCGCCCCCGAGGTCCCGGCCGCCCCCGCGGCTCCGGCGGCCCCCAAGCCTGCCGCCGGCCCCACCCCGGGTCCGCGTCCGGCCCCGGCGCGCCCCGCGGCGCCGAAGCCTGCCCCGGCCGCGCCCGCGCAGCCGGAGTTCCAGGCCCCGCCGTCCGCGCCGGCGCCCGCCGCGCAGTCGGGTCCCCGCCCCGGTGCCACCCCCGGCCCGCGTCCGGGCGGCCGCCCGGCAGGCGGCCAGGGCCAGGGCCGCGGCAACGCCCCCCGCCCCGGTGGCGAGCGGGCCCCGCGTCCCGGCGGTCCCCGTCCGGCCGGTCCCCGTCCGGGCAACAACCCCTTCACCTCCGGTGGCTCCACGGGCATGGCCCGTCCGCAGGCCCCGCGGCCCGGTGGCGCCCCGCGTCCCGGCCAGCCCGGTCCGCGCCCGCAGGGCGGCGGTCAGGGCGGTCCCCGGCCGCAGGGCCAGGGCGGCCCGCGTCCGACCCCCGGTTCCATGCCCCGTCCGCAGGGTGCGGCGCCCGGCGGTGCCGGTCCGCGTCCCGGCGGCGGTAACCGCCCGAACCCGGGCATGATGCCGCAGCGTCCGGCTGCCGGTCCGCGTCCGGGCCCCGGCGGCGGCGGTCGTCCGGGCGGCGCGGGTCGTCCCGGTGGCGGCGGTCGTCCCGGCGGTGGCGGCGGCTTCGCCGGTCGTCCCGGTGGCGGCGGCGGTCGTCCGGGTGGCGGCGGCGGTTTCGCCGGTCGTCCCGGTGGCGGCGGTCCCGGTGGCGGTGGCGGCGGCTTCGGCGGTCGTCCCGGCTTCGGTGGTCGTCCCGGCGGTCCCGGCGGCCGTGGTGGCACGCAGGGTGCGTTCGGTCGTCCCGGCGGTCCGGCGCGTCGCGGTCGCAAGTCGAAGCGGCAGCGCCGTCAGGAGTACGAGGCGATGCAGGCCCCGTCCGTGGGCGGCATCATGCTGCCGCGCGGCAACGGCCAGACCGTTCGTCTCTCGCGCGGTGCCTCGCTGACCGACTTCGCGGAGAAGATCAACGCCAACCCGGCGTCGCTGGTCCAGGTCATGCTGAACCTCGGCGAGATGGTCACCGCGACCCAGTCGGTCTCCGACGAGACGCTGCAGCTGCTCGCCGACGAGATGAACTACAACGTCGAGATCGTCAGCCCGGAGGAGGAGGACCGCGAGCTGCTCGAGTCCTTCGACATCGAGTTCGGCGAGAACGAGGGCGGCGAGGAGATGCTGGCGGCCCGTCCGCCGGTGGTCACCGTCATGGGTCACGTCGACCACGGCAAGACCCGCCTGCTGGACGCGATCCGCAAGACGAACGTGGTCGCGGGCGAGGCCGGTGGCATCACCCAGCACATCGGTGCCTACCAGGTCGCGACCGAGGTCAACGACGAAGAGCGTCGCATCACCTTCATCGACACCCCGGGTCACGAGGCGTTCACCGCCATGCGTGCCCGCGGTGCGAAGTCGACCGACATCGCGATCCTCGTGGTGGCGGCCAACGACGGTGTCATGCCGCAGACGATCGAGGCCCTGAACCACGCCAAGGCGGCCGACGTGCCGATCGTGGTCGCGGTCAACAAGATCGACGTCGAGGGTGCCGACCCGACCAAGGTGCGCGGTCAGCTGACCGAGTACGGCCTGGTGGCCGAGGAGTACGGCGGCGACACCATGTTCGTCGACATCTCCGCCCGCCAGGGGACCAACATCGAGCAGCTGCTCGAGGCCGTCGTCCTCACCGCGGACGCCGCCCTCGACCTGCGGGCCAACCCCGACCAGGACGCCCAGGGCATCGCGATCGAGGCGCACCTCGACCGCGGCCGCGGCGCCGTGGCGACCGTCCTGGTCCAGCGCGGTACCCTCCGCGTCGGCGAGACGATGGTCGTGGGCGACGCCTACGGCCGGGTCCGCGCGATGCTCGACGACAAGGGCAACCACGTCGAGGAAGCGGGTCCGTCGACCCCCGTCCTGGTCCTGGGTCTGACCAACGTCCCGGGCGCCGGCGACAACTTCCTGGTCGTCGACGAGGACCGCACGGCCCGCCAGATCGCCGAGAAGCGCGCGGCGCGCGAGCGCAACGCGGCCTTCGCCAAGCGCACCCGCCGGGTGTCCCTGGAGGACCTCGACAAGGTGCTCAAGGCCGGCGAGGTCCAGCAGCTCAACCTCATCATCAAGGGCGACGCGTCCGGTTCGGTCGAGGCCCTGGAGTCCTCGCTGCTCCAGCTCGACGTCGGCGAAGAGGTCGACATCCGGGTGCTGCACCGCGGCGTCGGTGCGGTCACGGAGTCCGACATCAACCTGGCGTCCGGCTCCGACGCGATCGTCATCGGCTTCAACGTGCGGGCCGAGGGCCGCGCCACGCAGATGGCCGAGCGCGAGGGCGTCGACGTCCGGTACTACTCGGTCATCTACCAGGCGATCGAGGAGATCGAGGCGGCCCTCAAGGGCATGCTCAAGCCGGAGTACGAAGAGGTCGAGCTCGGTACGGCGGAGATCCGCGAGGTCTTCAAGTCGTCCAAGCTGGGCAACATCGCGGGTGTGCTCATCCGCTCCGGCGAGGTCAAGCGGAACACCAAGGCGCGCCTCATCCGCGACGGCAAGGTGGTCGCGGAGAACCTCAACATCGACGGTCTGCGCCGCTTCAAGGACGACGTCACCGAGATCCGCGAAGGCTTCGAGGGCGGTATCAACCTCGGCAACTTCAACGACATCAAGGTCGACGACGTCATCGCGACGTACGAGATGCGGGAGAAGCCGCGCGGCTGATCTTGCAGTAGTCCGCCCGGTGTGCGGTCCACCAGGAACGGTGGCCGGGCGGCGGGCGGGCCGGGGCCGGTCGGCGGGAATTTCCGTCGATCGGCCCCGGTCGTTCCGTGTACGGTTCGAAATGACACGCACGCCTCCGGCCGACGCCGGGAGGCACCCCGAAGGCCCCACGGGTGGCTTGACCCGTCTTGCATGTACGTAGGGACGTTGTCCTTCGACCTGCTTCTCGGCGACGTACGGTCGCTGAAGGAGAAGCGCTCCGTCGTCCGCCCGATCGTCGCCGAGCTGCACCGCAAGTACGCGGTGAGCGTCGCGGAGGTGGGAGACCAGGACCTGTACCGCAGGGCCCGTATCGGCCTGGCGGTGGTGTCCGGGGACACCGGACACCTGACGGACGTCATGGACCGCTGCGAGCGCCTGGTCGCCGCACGGCCCGAAGTGGAGCTGCTGTCCGTACGCCGGCGGCTGCACGGCGACGACGACTGACCCGGGCGACCGGGCAGGTCATCGCCGGTGGAAGCACAATTGTGGAAGATTCAGAAGGAGACGGACCAGTGGCCGACAATGCGCGGGCGAAGAAGCTGGCGGACCTCATCCGGGAGGTGGTCGCCCAGAAACTGCAGCGCGGCATCAAGGACCCGCGGCTCGGCACGCACGTGACCATCACCGACACCCGGGTCACCGGCGACCTGCGGGAGGCGACGGTCTTCTACACGGTCTACGGCGACGACGAGGACCGTGCCAGCGCCGCCGCTGGGCTGGAGAGCGCCAAGGGCGTGCTCCGTTCCGCGGTCGGTGCGGCGGCCGGCACCAAGTTCACGCCGACGCTGACCTTCGTCGCGGACGCCCTGCCGGAGAACGCCAAGACGATCGAGGATCTGCTCGACCGGGCCCGCGCCTCGGACGCCGAGGTGCGCGCGGCCTCCTCGGGCGCCACGTACGCCGGTGAAGCGGACCCGTACCGCAAGCCGGGCAGCGACGAGGACGACGAGGGCGCAGCGGCAGAATGAAGCGGCAGAGCAACAAGCCGGGAGGTCTTGTCATCGTCGACAAGCCTTCCGGCTTCACTTCGCACGACGTCGTGGCGAAGATGCGCGGGATGGCCCGGACCCGCCGGGTCGGGCACGCCGGGACCCTCGACCCCATGGCGACCGGGGTCCTGGTCCTCGGCCTGGAGCGGGCCACCAAGCTGCTGGGGCACCTCGCGCTGACGGAGAAGGAGTACGTCGGCACGATCCGGCTCGGCCAGACCACGGTCACCGACGACGCCGAGGGCGAGATCACCGCGTCCAAGGCGGCGCACGGCCTGGTCCGCGAGGACATCGACGCCGGGGTCGCCGAGCTCAGCGGCGCGATCATGCAGGTGCCGTCCAAGGTCAGCGCCATCAAGATCGACGGCAAGCGCTCCTACAAGCGCGTCCTGGACGGCGAGGACGTGGAGATCCCGGCCCGGCCGGTGACGATCTCCTCGTTCGTGGTGCACTCCGTGCACGAGGCCGAGGCGGCGGACGGCACCCCGGTGACCGACGTGCTGGTCTCCGTCGTCTGCTCCTCCGGCACCTATATCCGGGCCCTGGCCCGCGACCTGGGCGCCGGGCTCGGCGTCGGCGGCCATCTGACGGCGCTGCGCCGCACCCGCGTCGGCCCGTACAAGCTCGACCGCGCGCGGACCCTGGAGCAGCTCCAGGCGGCGGTGGACGAGCCCGAGGGCGGCGGTCTGCCCGTCATGCCGCTCGGGGACGCAGCCGCCGCCGCGTTCACCCGCTGGGACGTCACCGAGGCGCAGTCCCGGCTGCTGCTCAACGGTGTGCGGGTCCCGATGCCGCAGTTCGAGGGCGACGGCCCGGTGGCGGCCTTCGGCCCGGACGGGACCTTCCTGGCGCTGGTGCAGAACGAGGGCGGCCGGGCCAAGAGCCTGGCGGTCTTCGCCTAGTACGCCCAACTCCGCCCAGGACTCCACGGGGTCTGATCGGCCGGGGGAGGTGGTGGAACGCGTGCCGTGCGGACGGGCGCGGAGCGTTCGGCCCGCGCTCCACCATCCCCCTCGCTGAGACTCTGTCCAGCGCGTTCTCATGATTCACCCCGCCGAGCAGGCGCTCGGAGTGAATCACGGCGCGGAGGGGGGCGCGTTCGCCGGACACCCTGTTGCGAAGATCACTGTCTGTCTACCGTCGTCGCCGATGAGCACGCACGGTGACGGGTGGGGAGGTTCGCTGATGGTGGTGCTGGACGCCGACACGGAGGCGTACGGGAAGGTGCGCGGCGCGGTGTGCGGGGAGGCGCTCCGGGTGCTCGGCGGAAGCGGGGTGGATGATCAACTGTCCGCGGAGTGGCGGGAGTTGGTGGTGGACGCGACCGCCGGGACGGAGCTGCGGGACGGGGCGGCCGGGCGGCTGAGCGGGGTGCTGCTGGGGGTGCCGGACGCCACGCCGTATCTGGGCGTGCTGCGGCTGCTGGCCGACCTGATCACCGTGCGGTCGGCCACGGCGGGCGGCTTCGCGGAGACCGGGCCGGCGGCGTTCGGGCCGGTGTTCTGGCGGTGCCTGGCGCTGTCGGCGGCGGACCGCCTGGAGCTGCTGCGCCGGCTGCTGCCGGCCGACGGACCGCGCGCGGACGCGCCGCGCACCCGGCCGCCGCGGGCCTTCGCCCCGCCGCCCCGGGTCCGGGTGCACACCGCGGGCGCCGCGGCGGCCGGCGCCGTGGACGACGGCGCGGACGACGGATGGGTGGACGCCCTGCGGTGGGCCGACGGCCCCGCGGGGCCGCACGAAGGCGGCGCAGAAGCGTTCCGCCCCGGCGGTGCGGGACTTCGCCCCGGGCGGTTCCTCGACCTCGTGGCGGAGCTGCTCAAGGCCGACCCCGAGCGGATCCAGCCGTTGCTGTGCGGCTGGTTCGACGACAACCGGCCGCTCCGCACGGCACCCGACGCGCCCCATGTGCTCACCGTCGCGGACGCCGCCCAGGCCCTGCTGCACACCCACCGGGCCCGGGCGCTGGACGCCCTCGTCGAGACGCTCGCCGGGGTCGCCCACCCCCGGGCCGCGGAGCTCCTGGACGCGCTCGCCGAGGACGAGCCGGCGGCCCTGCGGCGGGCCACGGCGCGGTGGGGGAGCGGTCCCCGGACGGGCGGGCGGCCGGCGGCGCCGGAGCCCACGGCCGCAGCGGCGGAAACCGGCCGGTGGCCGGCCGGACCCGCGGGGTGGCCGATGCAACAGCGGCCAGGCCCCCCTTCGCGCGTAGCCGCGCTCCCGGCATGGCAGTCTTAGACCTGCGTCATGCCGAAATGGCGCAGTGGACGGACAACAGTTCGGGCGAGGAGCGGGCAGAGTGCAGCGCTGGCGTGGCTTGGAGGACATCCCCGAGGGTTGGGGACGCAGCGTCGTCACCATCGGCTCGTACGACGGAGTGCACCGCGGCCACCAACTGATCATCGGGCGGGCCGTGGCCCGCGCCCGCGAGCTGGGGGTCCCGGCCGTGGTCGTCACCTTCGACCCGCACCCGAGCGAGGTGGTCCGCCCCGGCACCCACCCGCCGCTGCTGGCGCCGCACCACCGGCGGGCCGAGCTGATGGCCGAGCTGGGCGTGGACGCGGTGTTGGTGCTCCCGTTCACCAAGGAGTTCTCGCAGCTGGCGCCCGCCGACTTCGTGGTGAAGGTGCTGGTCGACAAGTTGCACGCGCAGGTCGTGGTCGAGGGCCCGAACTTCCGCTTCGGCCACAAGGCCAAGGGCACCGTCGAGAGCCTCGGCGAGCTGGGCCGGACCTACGACTACACGGTCGAGGTCATCGACCTCTTCGAGCGCGGCACCGCGGGCGGCGGTGAGCCGTTCTCGTCCACGCTCGTCCGCCGGCTGGTCGCCGAGGGCGACGTGACGGGCGCCCGGGAGGTCCTGGGCCGGCCGCACCGGGTCGAGGGCGTGGTCGTCCGCGGCGCGCAGCGCGGCCGCGAACTGGGCTTCCCCACCGCCAACGTGGAGACCCTGCCGCACACCGCGATCCCGGCCGACGGGGTCTACGCCGGGCTGCTGCACGTCGAGGGCGAGGCGATGCCGGCGGCGGTGTCGGTCGGCACCAACCCGCAGTTCGACGGCAAGGTGCGGACGGTCGAGGCGTACGCCATCGACCGGGTCGGGCTCGATCTGTACGGGCTGCACGTCGCCGTGGAGTTCCTCGCCTACATCCGGGGCCAGGAGAAGTTCGACACGCTCGACGCGCTGCTGGAGCGGATGGCGGTCGACGTGAAGCAGGCCCGCGGGCTGATCGCCGAGGCGGGGCAGGCGTAGCGCGCGTCGCACGCCCCCGGCGTACGAAGGGCAACGAAGGGGCGGGGCCCGGCAGTCAACTGCCGGGCCCCGCCCCTTCGTTCATGTCCGCTCACGCCGGGCGGACGCCTCGCCGCTCACTGCGGTGGCGGCTGCTGCTGCGTCCAGCCGCCCTGCTCCGGCAACGGCGCGTCCGGAGCGGGCTGTTGCTGCCAGCCGGCCGGGGGCTGCCCGGTGGGCTGCTGGCCCCAGCCGCCCTGCTGCGGCGGGTAGCCGGCCGGCGGCTGGCCCTGCTGCGGCGCCTGCTGCGCGTACTGCTGCTGGGCGTACGGGTCCTGCTGTGCGTAGGGATCCTGCTGGGCGTACGGGTCGCCGGCCATCGGCTGCTGGCCCATCTGCCCCTGTGCGTACATCCCCTGGGCCTGCTGCTGGCGGGCGAAGTCCTCGGCGACCAGGGCGGAGAGGTTGAAGTACGCCTCGCGGGTCTTCGGCCGCATCATGTCGAGGTCGACCTCGGCACCGGCGGCGAGGTGCTCGTCGAACGGCACCACGACGACACCGCGGCAACGGGTCTCGAAGTGCGACACGATGTCGTCGATCTTGATCATCTTGCCGGTCTCGCGGACCCCGGAGATGACCGTGATGCCGCGCTGGACCAGGTCGGCGTAGCCGTGTGCGGAGAGCCAGTCCAGGGTGGTGCTGGCGCTGCTGGCACCGTCCACGGACGGGGTGGAGATGATGATCAACTGGTCGGCGAGATCGAGGACGCCGCGCATCGCGCTGTAGAGCAGACCCGTACCCGAGTCGGTGAGGATGACCGGGTACTGCTTGCCGAGGATGTCGATCGCGCGCCGGTAGTCCTCGTCGTTGAACGTCGTGGAGACGGCCGGGTCGACGTCGTTGGCGAGGATCTCCAGGCCCGAGGGGGCCTGCGAGGTGAACCGGCGGATGTCCATGTAGCTGTGCAGGTGCGGGATGGCCTGCACCAGGTCGCGGATGGTCGCCCCGGTCTCGCGGCGCACCCGGCGGCCGAGCGTGCCGGCGTCGGGGTTGGCGTCGATCGCCAGGATCTTGTCCTGCCGCTCGGAGGCCAGGGTGGCGCCCAGCGCGGTGGTCGTCGTGGTCTTGCCGACGCCGCCCTTGAGGCTGATCACCGCGATGCGGTAGCAGGACAGCACCGGCGTGCGGATCAGCTCCAGCTTGCGCTGGCGCTCCTCCAGCTCCTTCTTGGCGCCCAGCTTGAACTTGGACGGCTGGGCGTTGGCACCCGGCTTGCGCTTCTTGGGCTGGTTGCGCAGCAGACGGTCGGAGGTCAGCTCGACCGCGGCGCTGTAGCCGAGCGGCGCACCGGGGGTGGCCCGCTGCGGCTGCTGCTGGCCGGGCTGGGAGTACTGGGCGTAGTTGGCCGCCGCGTTGGGGTCGCCGAACTGCTGGGCGGGGGGCTGCTGGGCTTGCTGCGCCTGCTGGGGGTAACCGTGCTGGGGCTGCTGCTGCGGCACCTGCTGCTGTGGTGCCTGCTGGGGGTAGCCCTGCTGCGGATAGCCGTAAGCGGGCTGCTGCGGCTGGGCGTTGGGCTGCGGCTGGGCCTGCTGCGGCGGCTGCTGACCCGGCTGCGGCTGCTGGGGATAGCCGTACGCGGGCTGCGGATAGCCGTAGCCGCCCTGCTGCGGCGCCTGGGCGGCCTGCTGCGGGTAGCCGCCCTGCTGGGGCTGCTGCGGCTGCTGGGGCTGCGGTGCCTGCTGGGGATACGCCTGCGGCTGCTGCTGGGCGTGCGGTTGGGCCTGCGGCTGCGCCTGTTGCGGCTGGGGCTGCGCCTGGTGGGGCGTCGCCGGCGGCTGCTGGCCGGGCTGCGGCTGCGCCATCCGCGGATCGGCGGGCTGGAACTCCGGCGGCAGCGGCGGCAGTCCGCCCTGCGCCGGGGCGCCCTGGCCGGGCACGCCCTGCTGCCCGGCGTCCGCGCCGCCCCACGGCGCGCCCTGCTGGGGAACGCCGTGCGGCGCCTGCTGCGGCGCCGCCTGCTGCTGCGGCGGCATGCCCTGCGGGGCGACGCCCTGCGGCGGCACACCCTGGGCGGGCGCACCCTGCGGCTGGGGCTGCGGCTGCTGGCCCTGGGCGGGCTGCGCGACGGGCTGTACGACAGGCTGGGCGGCCGCTGCGGCGGCTGCCGCGCCCGCGGTGGCGGCGTCCGGCCCGGGAGCCGGCGCGGGCTGTCCCTCGGGCGCCTGGGCGCCCTCGGCGGGGGCTACGGGCGCGGGCTCCGGCTGCGGGGCCGCGGCGGACTGCGGTTCGGGCGCGGCGGCGGGCGGCGCGTCGTCCTCGTCGTCGTCCCAGAGGGAGGCCGAGGGGTCCGGCCCGGTGCCCGCGCGGACGTTGCCGCCGTCCTCGGGGCCGGCGGCCGGGGCGGCGTCACCGGAGGCGGTGGGGGCGGTGGGGGCGGTGGGAGCCGACGGGCCGTCGGCCGCGGGGGCCGGCGCGTCGCCGCTCGCGTCCTGCGGGCGCAGCGTCGGGAAACCGGGAGGCGCGGTCGGACCGGGCGCACCCTGCTGCGGAACGGGGGCCGGGGCACCCTGCGCGGGCAGCGGCTGACCGGTCGGCGGCGGACCCGCGGTCGGGTCGCCGGCGGGCGGCGTGGCGATGGGGACACCGGCGCCGCCACTGGTGTCATTGCTGCTGTACCAGGCGGGAGCCGCAAAATCGATCTTGAACTCACCGGTCAGGTCGAACTCCGACTGGTCGTCGTCAGGTTCGTTCCCGTCCGGGCGGAAAGCCTCCTGGTCTTTC includes:
- a CDS encoding bifunctional riboflavin kinase/FAD synthetase, producing the protein MQRWRGLEDIPEGWGRSVVTIGSYDGVHRGHQLIIGRAVARARELGVPAVVVTFDPHPSEVVRPGTHPPLLAPHHRRAELMAELGVDAVLVLPFTKEFSQLAPADFVVKVLVDKLHAQVVVEGPNFRFGHKAKGTVESLGELGRTYDYTVEVIDLFERGTAGGGEPFSSTLVRRLVAEGDVTGAREVLGRPHRVEGVVVRGAQRGRELGFPTANVETLPHTAIPADGVYAGLLHVEGEAMPAAVSVGTNPQFDGKVRTVEAYAIDRVGLDLYGLHVAVEFLAYIRGQEKFDTLDALLERMAVDVKQARGLIAEAGQA
- a CDS encoding SCO5717 family growth-regulating ATPase — encoded protein: MKDQEAFRPDGNEPDDDQSEFDLTGEFKIDFAAPAWYSSNDTSGGAGVPIATPPAGDPTAGPPPTGQPLPAQGAPAPVPQQGAPGPTAPPGFPTLRPQDASGDAPAPAADGPSAPTAPTAPTASGDAAPAAGPEDGGNVRAGTGPDPSASLWDDDEDDAPPAAAPEPQSAAAPQPEPAPVAPAEGAQAPEGQPAPAPGPDAATAGAAAAAAAAQPVVQPVAQPAQGQQPQPQPQGAPAQGVPPQGVAPQGMPPQQQAAPQQAPHGVPQQGAPWGGADAGQQGVPGQGAPAQGGLPPLPPEFQPADPRMAQPQPGQQPPATPHQAQPQPQQAQPQAQPHAQQQPQAYPQQAPQPQQPQQPQQGGYPQQAAQAPQQGGYGYPQPAYGYPQQPQPGQQPPQQAQPQPNAQPQQPAYGYPQQGYPQQAPQQQVPQQQPQHGYPQQAQQAQQPPAQQFGDPNAAANYAQYSQPGQQQPQRATPGAPLGYSAAVELTSDRLLRNQPKKRKPGANAQPSKFKLGAKKELEERQRKLELIRTPVLSCYRIAVISLKGGVGKTTTTTALGATLASERQDKILAIDANPDAGTLGRRVRRETGATIRDLVQAIPHLHSYMDIRRFTSQAPSGLEILANDVDPAVSTTFNDEDYRRAIDILGKQYPVILTDSGTGLLYSAMRGVLDLADQLIIISTPSVDGASSASTTLDWLSAHGYADLVQRGITVISGVRETGKMIKIDDIVSHFETRCRGVVVVPFDEHLAAGAEVDLDMMRPKTREAYFNLSALVAEDFARQQQAQGMYAQGQMGQQPMAGDPYAQQDPYAQQDPYAQQQYAQQAPQQGQPPAGYPPQQGGWGQQPTGQPPAGWQQQPAPDAPLPEQGGWTQQQPPPQ